A genomic window from Solanum dulcamara chromosome 11, daSolDulc1.2, whole genome shotgun sequence includes:
- the LOC129872497 gene encoding uncharacterized mitochondrial protein AtMg00810-like, which produces MLVTGSNLKLIEETKKALQSAFKMKGLGELKYFLGIEFSISIVGILMHQKKYTLDLIAEVGMTAVKPATTPIDANIKLTAKLYDDHVNQKQEEPHYPLIDQAAYQKLIGKLLYLDMKSPDIAFSTQILSQFLNQPKKSHMEVALRVVKYLKRQPREGILLSSQSDNQITAFCDADWAVCALTRKSVTGYLIKMGKSLISWKAKKQTTVSRSSTKVEYRSMASTVSELVWLLGMLKEVEAEMKVPVQVYSDSKAAIQIAANLVYHERIKHIEIDCHFIRERLQ; this is translated from the coding sequence atgTTAGTCACTGGCAGCAACCTAAAGTTGATAGAAGAGACAAAAAAAGCTCTACAAAGTGCATTCAAGATGAAGGGCTTAGGGGAGCTCAAATACTTCCTTGGGATTGAATTTTCAATATCCATAGTAGGAATACTTATGCATCAGAAGAAGTACACTCTTGATCTGATAGCAGAAGTAGGGATGACTGCAGTTAAGCCAGCAACAACACCGATAGATGCCAATATCAAGCTTACAGCAAAGCTCTATGATGACCATGTGAACCAAAAGCAAGAAGAGCCGCATTACCCTCTAATAGATCAGGCAGCTTATCAAAAACTCATAGGTAAACTTTTGTATCTCGACATGAAAAGTCCAGATATAGCCTTCAGTACTCAAATATTAAGTCAGTTTCTGAACCAGCCAAAGAAATCCCACATGGAGGTAGCCCTAAGAGTAGTCAAGTATTTGAAGAGGCAACCTAGAGAAGGTATACTGCTATCCAGTCAATCAGACAACCAAATTACAGCTTTCTGTGATGCAGACTGGGCAGTATGTGCACTCACCAGAAAATCAGTCACAGGCTACTTGATCAAGATGGGAAAATCACTAATATCTTGGAAAGCCAAGAAACAAACCACAGTGTCTAGAAGTTCAACTAAAGTTGAATATAGAAGCATGGCTTCTACTGTTTCAGAACTTGTGTGGCTGCTGGGAATGTTGAAGGAAGTTGAGGCTGAAATGAAGGTACCAGTGCAGGTCTATAGTGATAGCAAAGCTGCAATTCAAATTGCAGCCAATCTAGTTTATCACGAAAGAATAAAACATATAGAGATAGATTGTCatttcattagagaaagattgcaATAA
- the LOC129873928 gene encoding probable disease resistance protein At4g27220: MADMLANLAKERLWEPYRGLEKKMENLKGKMEWLGSRKVDIVATIQDAEFHSFKKRKTEVQTWLSNVNNKQEEFQILEKEVQECGRFDRIKLANFADTMIEEAEELIKQGKFPEGVLHNVYEEKGEPLVTTNLKGQVFGRSSENISEMLRKDEVSSIGIYGMGGVGKTTMAMHINNELLQESRFSGHVYWVTVSQDSSIQKLQNGIAENIGLDLSCVCDEIKRAAKLFQALKRIDTFVLILDDVWNNFDVIKVGIPLANDGGKMIITSRSLEVCRRVGCQKYVKVKPLSEVESWDLFTEKLGRGNNNEVQVIPTDIEKIAMKVAERCAGLPLGIITMAGCMKGVNDIFEWKDVLQELEESSMMQDDMKSEVFPILHCSYTRLRDPRLQKCFLYCCLYPEDFEIPRVELVNKFIMEGFINARKSRQAQIDQGHAILNKLENVCLLESTVDVDENKCVKMHDLIREMAIKITSHPHHDRFMVKARMQLIELPELHEWSEDLDKVSLMHNSISQISPCILYKCLKLTTLLMQENRLLQTIPCSFFMFKPCLRVLDLSYTNIEELPGSLSNLGNLNALLLKGCRELSFVPSLSNLKVLSELELSGTGIEQVPVGIPNLVKLKCLTMSGLKKLKGEPPIDMFASLSHLQRLMTPFSIRAMDLERMKQLEEFGGKMFSLCDFNKFVANREYYGRPILFRVTLNGLTSDCVGDLYEYPVIFSSKEVILKDYYLKGGNVVQPLREQSEAVINLPRDMQRLEVSWCDFISSDNSFLSALPSLINLTDLKIVKIVSCDGIECILQLPSNWQELIEPEGIESLLKSLENLELYNLKDIVSLIDIQPNTEASFTVLSHGSFSNLKKLRIEHCCQIKVMFPRWLWQNLYNLEHVAVSHCEGIEEIISENEEEEEGQEASSQSLSSPSSSFTSTDIILPKLRVVQLTDLPALKSISKGRMTCVSLEEIGLCGCPKLQRLPFFHPPHAGEPLFIPHALRYIYVSLELWQSLEWDYPEAKSELLQHIRPDRLLQTCATS; encoded by the coding sequence ATGGCTGACATGCTAGCAAATCTAGCTAAAGAAAGATTATGGGAACCTTACAGAGGACTTGAAAAGAAGATGGAGAATCTAAAGGGGAAGATGGAATGGCTTGGTAGTCGAAAGGTTGATATAGTGGCTACAATACAAGATGCTGAATTTCATtcattcaagaaaagaaaaacagaaGTTCAAACATGGTTAAGCAATGTAAATAACAAACAAGAAGAATTCCAGATCCTTGAGAAAGAAGTTCAAGAGTGTGGCCGATTTGACCGTATAAAATTGGCAAATTTTGCTGATACAATGATTGAGGAAGCCGAGGAACTCATAAAGCAAGGCAAGTTTCCTGAAGGGGTTTTACATAATGtatatgaagaaaaaggggagcCTTTGGTGACTACAAATTTAAAAGGCCAAGTTTTTGGACGAAGTTCGGAAAATATATCAGAAATGCTAAGGAAAGATGAAGTTTCAAGCATTGGTATTTATGGCATGGGAGGGGTGGGTAAAACCACTATGGCTATGCATATCAACAACGAGTTATTACAAGAAAGTAGATTCTCGGGTCATGTTTACTGGGTCACTGTATCTCAAGATTCAAGTATTCAAAAGTTACAAAATGGCATAGCCGAGAATATTGGCTTAGATCTTTCTTGTGTTTGTGATGAGATAAAAAGGGCTGCAAAGTTATTCCAAGCATTGAAGCGAATCGATACTTTTGTCCTAATACTTGATGATGTTTGGAATAACTTTGACGTGATAAAAGTGGGGATTCCACTTGCAAATGATGGAGGCAAAATGATCATAACTAGCCGATCACTTGAAGTATGTCGTAGAGTTGGTTGCCAAAAGTATGTCAAAGTCAAGCCCCTTTCTGAAGTAGAATCTTGGGATTTATTTACTGAGAAGCTTGGACGTGGCAATAATAATGAAGTACAAGTAATCCCAACTGACATAGAAAAAATAGCAATGAAAGTTGCAGAGAGATGTGCTGGGCTGCCACTCGGAATCATAACAATGGCTGGTTGCATGAAGGGAGTAAATGACATTTTTGAATGGAAGGATGTGTTACAAGAGTTGGAAGAATCTTCCATGATGCAAGATGACATGAAGAGTGAGGTCTTCCCTATTCTCCATTGTAGTTATACTCGCTTGAGGGATCCCCGGTTACAAAAGTGCTTCTTGTATTGTTGCCTATATCCAGAAGACTTTGAAATTCCAAGAGTTGAGCTAGTCAACAAGTTCATCATGGAGGGATTTATAAATGCAAGGAAAAGTAGGCAAGCACAAATAGACCAAGGCCATGCAATACTAAATAAGCTAGAGAATGTATGTTTGTTAGAAAGTACTGTGGATGTAGATGAAAATAAATGTGTTAAAATGCATGACTTGATACGAGAAATGGCTATAAAAATCACAAGCCATCCTCATCATGATCGCTTCATGGTAAAAGCTAGAATGCAATTGATAGAACTGCCAGAGCTTCATGAATGGTCAGAAGATCTCGACAAGGTATCCTTGATGCATAATTCTATAAGTCAGATTTCTCCATGTATACTATACAAATGTTTGAAACTGACGACCCTATTGATGCAAGAGAATCGCTTGTTGCAAACGATTCCATGCTCATTTTTCATGTTCAAGCCTTGTCTACGTGTTTTGGATCTAAGCTATACTAATATTGAAGAATTGCCTGGTTCTCTATCAAATTTGGGAAATTTGAATGCCTTATTGCTTAAAGGTTGTAGAGAACTTAGCTTTGTACCATCACTGAGCAACCTTAAGGTACTAAGCGAACTCGAGCTTAGTGGAACAGGGATTGAGCAAGTGCCCGTAGGCATACCTAACTTGGTTAAGTTGAAATGTCTAACCATGAGCGGGTTGAAGAAGCTAAAAGGCGAACCACCCATAGATATGTTTGCAAGCCTATCACATCTCCAGCGTCTCATGACTCCATTTTCTATACGAGCAATGGATCTAGAGAGGATGAAACAACTTGAAGAATTTGGGGGTAAGATGTTCAGTCTGTGTGATTTCAACAAATTCGTAGCAAATCGAGAATATTATGGGCGGCCAATTCTCTTTCGGGTTACTCTAAATGGTTTGACCAGTGATTGTGTTGGAGATTTGTATGAATACCCTGTGATATTTTCCAGCAAAGAAGTCATTTTGAAGGATTACTACCTGAAGGGTGGAAATGTAGTACAACCCTTGAGGGAACAGTCAGAAGCTGTAATCAATTTGCCAAGGGACATGCAAAGACTTGAAGTTTCATGGTGCGACTTCATAAGTTCGGATAATAGCTTCTTAAGTGCCCTTCCCTCCTTGATCAATTTGACGGATTTGAAGATAGTCAAAATTGTTTCTTGTGATGGTATAGAGTGCATACTCCAATTACCCTCCAATTGGCAAGAACTGATTGAGCCAGAAGGAATTGAATCGTTACTCAAAAGCCTCGAGAATTTGGAACTATACAATTTGAAGGATATTGTCAGCCTTATTGACATCCAACCTAATACTGAAGCATCTTTTACGGTTCTTTCACATGGATCCTTTTCAAACTTGAAGAAGTTAAGGATTGAACATTGTTGCCAAATCAAGGTGATGTTTCCTCGATGGTTGTGGCAAAATCTCTACAACCTTGAACATGTAGCGGTGTCACATTGTGAGGGGATAGAAGAAATTATTAGCGAGaatgaggaagaggaagagggcCAAGAGGCAAGTAGTCAATCCCTGAGTAGTCCTTCATCATCGTTTACCTCTACCGATATCATCCTCCCTAAACTAAGAGTAGTTCAATTGACTGATCTACCGGCACTCAAAAGTATATCTAAGGGAAGAATGACTTGTGTATCCCTTGAGGAAATAGGTCTATGTGGTTGTCCAAAGCTTCAAAGACTACCATTTTTTCATCCTCCTCATGCTGGAGAACCACTGTTTATTCCACATGCTCTCAGATATATCTATGTAAGTCTAGAACTCTGGCAATCACTAGAGTGGGACTATCCTGAAGCTAAGAGTGAGCTTCTACAGCATATCAGACCTGACCGACTACTTCAAACTTGTGCCACCAGCTGA